The proteins below are encoded in one region of Paracoccus sp. N5:
- a CDS encoding iron chelate uptake ABC transporter family permease subunit: MTTQDRIQAARRLRQSRRRRVIAALVLLIAALFALSLVWGQSLTPPLDVLRVLAGQEVAGASFTVGKLRLPRALMATLAGAAFGMGGVSFQIMLRNALASPDIIGISTGASAAAVLAIIVLGLGGPVVSALAVAAGLAVALAIYGLSWRGGVAGTRLILIGIGVAAMLNSMIAYALSRAPAWDLQLALRWLSGSVNGAQTAQTVPLALALALGGGLLLARARDLEALRMGEDMAAALGVRVGPTRALVIICATGMIAVATAVTGPIAFVAFLSGPIAARVVGVGGSLLLPSALVGAALVLIGDYCGQFLLPGRYPVGVVTGALGAPYLIHLIIRMNRSGGAL; encoded by the coding sequence ATGACGACGCAAGACCGCATCCAAGCCGCCCGCCGGCTGCGCCAGTCGCGCCGCCGGCGGGTCATCGCGGCGCTGGTGCTGCTGATCGCGGCGCTGTTCGCACTGTCGCTGGTCTGGGGGCAAAGCCTGACCCCACCCCTGGACGTGCTGCGAGTGCTGGCCGGGCAGGAGGTGGCGGGCGCGAGCTTCACGGTCGGCAAGCTGCGGCTGCCGCGCGCGCTGATGGCGACGCTCGCCGGGGCGGCCTTCGGCATGGGCGGGGTGTCCTTCCAGATCATGCTGCGCAATGCGCTGGCCAGCCCCGACATCATCGGCATCAGCACCGGCGCCAGCGCCGCCGCCGTGCTGGCGATCATCGTGCTGGGGCTCGGCGGACCCGTCGTCTCGGCCCTGGCGGTAGCGGCGGGGCTGGCGGTGGCGCTGGCGATCTATGGCCTGTCCTGGCGCGGCGGCGTTGCCGGCACCCGGCTGATCCTGATCGGCATCGGGGTCGCCGCGATGCTGAACAGCATGATCGCCTATGCCCTGTCGCGGGCGCCGGCCTGGGACTTGCAGCTGGCGCTGCGCTGGCTTTCGGGCAGCGTGAACGGTGCCCAGACCGCGCAGACCGTGCCGCTGGCCCTGGCACTGGCGCTGGGAGGCGGCCTGCTGCTGGCGCGCGCCCGCGACCTCGAGGCGCTGCGCATGGGCGAGGACATGGCCGCCGCGCTTGGCGTGCGCGTCGGGCCGACCCGCGCCCTCGTCATCATCTGCGCTACCGGCATGATCGCGGTCGCGACCGCCGTTACCGGGCCCATCGCCTTCGTGGCCTTCCTGTCCGGCCCCATCGCCGCGCGGGTCGTCGGCGTGGGCGGGTCGCTGCTGCTGCCCTCGGCCCTGGTCGGGGCGGCGCTGGTGCTGATCGGCGACTATTGCGGCCAGTTCCTGCTGCCCGGGCGCTATCCGGTCGGCGTCGTCACCGGGGCGCTCGGCGCGCCCTACCTGATCCATCTCATCATCCGGATGAACCGCAGCGGAGGCGCATTGTGA
- a CDS encoding iron ABC transporter permease produces the protein MIAAADMRSRAGGKPLALALCALLVLGLCLASVAVGTRAVGWADIAAGLLGRSDGIAQAAVAARIPRTVLGLLAGAALGLAGALLQGVTRNPLADPGILGINMGAALAVVIGVAWFSISAASSYIWTAILGAGLAAVFVYAIASLGRGGATPLKLALAGAATSVAFSSLVIAIVLPRNDIAGGIQAWQIGGIGGATFARILPVLPFLAPGLAIALLWGRRLNALALGDELAAGLGENVTRTRAVAGLAAVLLCGATTAVCGPIGFVGLVVPHFCRALVGTDHRWLLPFSALAGAALLLASDVVGRIVSRPGELDVGVVTAFLGAPFFIWIVRRQKLREL, from the coding sequence ATGATCGCCGCCGCCGACATGCGCAGCCGCGCGGGCGGCAAGCCGCTGGCCCTGGCGCTTTGCGCGCTGCTGGTGCTGGGGCTTTGCCTGGCCTCGGTCGCGGTCGGCACGCGGGCCGTGGGCTGGGCCGACATCGCGGCGGGGCTTCTTGGCCGCAGCGACGGCATCGCCCAGGCGGCGGTCGCCGCGCGTATCCCGCGCACCGTGCTGGGGCTGCTCGCCGGCGCCGCGCTGGGGCTTGCGGGCGCGCTGCTGCAAGGCGTCACCCGCAACCCGCTGGCCGATCCGGGGATCCTGGGCATCAATATGGGCGCGGCGCTGGCGGTGGTGATCGGCGTGGCCTGGTTCTCGATCAGCGCGGCCAGCAGCTATATCTGGACCGCGATCCTGGGCGCCGGGCTGGCGGCGGTCTTCGTCTATGCCATCGCCTCGCTGGGGCGCGGCGGCGCGACTCCCCTGAAGCTGGCCCTGGCCGGGGCGGCAACCTCGGTGGCGTTCTCGTCGCTGGTGATCGCCATCGTCCTGCCGCGAAACGACATCGCCGGCGGCATCCAGGCCTGGCAGATCGGCGGCATCGGCGGCGCTACCTTCGCGCGCATCCTGCCGGTGCTGCCCTTCCTTGCGCCGGGGCTGGCGATCGCGCTGCTATGGGGGCGGCGGCTGAACGCGCTGGCGCTGGGGGACGAACTGGCGGCCGGTTTGGGCGAGAACGTCACCCGCACCCGCGCCGTCGCCGGCCTTGCCGCGGTGCTGCTTTGCGGCGCGACCACGGCGGTTTGCGGGCCGATCGGCTTCGTCGGGCTGGTCGTGCCGCATTTCTGCCGCGCGCTGGTCGGCACGGATCACCGCTGGCTCCTGCCCTTCTCGGCGCTGGCCGGGGCGGCGCTGCTTCTGGCGTCGGACGTGGTCGGCCGCATCGTCTCGCGTCCCGGAGAGCTGGACGTGGGCGTCGTCACCGCTTTCCTGGGCGCGCCCTTCTTCATCTGGATCGTGCGCCGCCAGAAACTGCGCGAGCTTTAG
- a CDS encoding iron-siderophore ABC transporter substrate-binding protein: MLATLALVAATDGAAWAEDSFPVSVEHAFGTTVIPARPVRVATVSWANQEVPLALGVVPVGFARADFGDDDGDGILPWIDERLRELGAAPPVLFDEGDGIDFEAVAAVQPDVILAAYSGLTQADYDTLSQIAPVVAYPGTAWGTNWRDMIRLNSKGLGLSAEGEALIARIEAQIAQAVARHPGLAGKSAMFVTHLDATNLSTINFYTTQDTRVQFFADLGLTAPKSVTDASQGGGFAGQVSAERVDDFDDVDIIVTYGGQALLDAVKADPLLSHMPAVRRDALVLLGSDPLGTAANPTPLSIPWVLDDYVALLAGAGTKAE, from the coding sequence GTGCTGGCCACCCTTGCCCTTGTCGCCGCCACGGATGGCGCGGCCTGGGCCGAGGACAGTTTTCCCGTGAGCGTCGAACACGCCTTCGGCACGACCGTAATTCCAGCCAGGCCGGTGCGCGTCGCCACGGTGTCATGGGCCAATCAAGAGGTTCCGCTGGCTTTGGGCGTCGTGCCCGTCGGCTTTGCCCGGGCGGATTTCGGCGACGATGACGGCGACGGCATCCTGCCCTGGATCGACGAAAGGCTCAGGGAACTGGGCGCCGCTCCCCCGGTTCTGTTCGACGAGGGCGACGGCATCGACTTCGAGGCGGTGGCGGCGGTGCAGCCCGATGTGATCCTTGCCGCCTATTCCGGTCTGACGCAGGCCGACTACGATACGCTGAGCCAGATCGCCCCGGTGGTCGCCTATCCCGGCACAGCATGGGGCACCAACTGGCGCGACATGATCCGGCTGAACAGCAAGGGCCTGGGCCTCTCGGCCGAGGGCGAGGCGCTGATCGCCCGGATCGAGGCCCAGATCGCCCAGGCCGTCGCCCGCCACCCCGGCCTTGCCGGCAAGTCGGCGATGTTCGTGACCCATCTCGACGCGACCAACCTCAGCACGATCAATTTCTACACCACGCAGGACACGCGGGTTCAGTTCTTCGCCGACCTCGGGCTGACGGCGCCGAAAAGCGTGACCGACGCCTCGCAGGGTGGCGGTTTCGCCGGCCAGGTCAGCGCCGAGCGCGTCGACGATTTCGACGACGTGGACATCATCGTGACCTATGGCGGGCAGGCCCTGCTGGACGCGGTCAAGGCCGATCCGCTGCTGTCGCACATGCCGGCAGTGCGACGCGACGCGCTGGTGCTTCTGGGCAGTGACCCGCTGGGCACGGCGGCCAACCCGACGCCGCTGTCGATCCCCTGGGTGCTGGACGATTACGTCGCCCTGCTGGCCGGAGCGGGCACGAAGGCGGAATGA
- a CDS encoding TonB-dependent siderophore receptor — protein sequence MAVQRTGSGRTKPLYRHAARSLLWSGTAILLAGPALAQDAGEESAATIRLNPVTITAGAQADDDAGSIVAEELWVGGKVATSILDTPASVSVITSKEIEDRDAQTVEEVLSYSAGIVTDYYGSDDRNDYYLVRGYQATTYRDGLTLGSMRGVREEPFAYERVEVLRGANSTLFGMADPGGSVNFVTKTPRFERFGSAGLTFGSFDHKAVTVDFGDTLNAEGTLAYRFTAKVQKSDLEYNYSRDDETFVMAGLAWEITPDTRLDVVLDYLKRDGTPNSGGYPLDHEYDRGDFFGEPDYNDHDVDRKSITALLSHDFGNGLSLQANLRYSDLEDDFGYVYLYDYAGRTGTTLARYYYGQDSSGHELIGNAILKYDTSFGRFDSSTLAGLEFRNASTDETSYYGVASPIDIANPVYTGIPSPLNVYSTTKRDYRAKSAFVTQNLSFDDRIVATVGMRHDWLDLSSNDDSDDFSETSWRGALTYKVTPEISAYVSYVESVAPPSIGVEPKRGEQYEIGVKYQPAGTNALVSAAIYDLTQQNITVAEVQDDGNIIRRTIGETRVRGFDIEGKAEIAENLSLLGSYSYLDSEVVNDPTSKGKQFAVVPNHLASAWVNYTVPGAGARGDMTFGLGARYVGSYYFNLANTGGKSKATTLLDLAFSYAVQPGTDLTLHVSNLLDEQHVVGTGTADYYNPGREISATLTRRW from the coding sequence ATGGCTGTGCAACGAACCGGCTCCGGCCGAACCAAACCCCTGTACCGTCACGCCGCGCGGTCCCTGCTCTGGTCGGGAACCGCGATTTTGCTTGCCGGCCCCGCCCTTGCCCAGGATGCCGGCGAGGAAAGCGCCGCCACGATCCGGCTGAACCCCGTTACCATCACCGCGGGCGCCCAAGCCGACGACGACGCCGGTTCGATCGTCGCCGAGGAACTCTGGGTCGGCGGCAAGGTCGCGACCAGTATCCTCGACACGCCGGCCTCGGTCTCGGTCATCACCTCGAAGGAGATCGAGGACCGCGACGCCCAGACGGTCGAGGAGGTGCTGTCCTATTCCGCCGGCATCGTCACCGACTATTACGGCAGCGACGACCGCAACGACTATTATCTGGTGCGCGGCTATCAGGCGACGACGTATCGCGACGGGCTGACGCTGGGTTCGATGCGCGGCGTGCGCGAAGAGCCCTTCGCCTATGAGCGGGTCGAGGTGCTGCGCGGCGCGAACTCGACGCTGTTCGGCATGGCCGACCCCGGCGGCTCGGTCAATTTCGTCACCAAGACGCCGCGTTTCGAGCGCTTCGGCTCGGCCGGGCTGACCTTCGGCTCGTTCGACCACAAGGCGGTCACGGTCGATTTCGGCGACACGCTGAACGCCGAGGGCACGTTGGCTTATCGCTTCACCGCCAAGGTGCAGAAGAGTGACCTGGAATACAACTATTCCCGCGACGACGAGACCTTCGTGATGGCCGGCCTGGCCTGGGAGATCACGCCCGACACCCGGCTTGACGTGGTGCTGGACTATCTCAAGCGCGACGGCACCCCGAACAGCGGCGGCTATCCGCTGGACCACGAATACGACCGCGGCGATTTCTTTGGCGAGCCGGATTACAACGACCACGACGTCGATCGCAAGAGCATCACGGCGCTGCTGTCGCATGACTTCGGCAACGGCCTGAGCCTGCAGGCGAACCTGCGCTACAGCGATCTCGAGGATGACTTCGGCTATGTCTATCTCTACGACTATGCCGGCCGCACCGGAACCACGCTGGCGCGCTATTACTATGGCCAGGATTCCAGCGGTCACGAGTTGATCGGCAACGCGATCCTGAAATACGACACCAGCTTCGGGCGATTCGACAGCAGCACGCTGGCCGGGCTGGAGTTCCGCAACGCCTCGACCGACGAGACCAGCTATTACGGTGTTGCCTCGCCCATCGACATCGCCAACCCGGTCTATACCGGGATCCCCTCGCCACTGAACGTCTACAGCACCACCAAGAGGGATTATCGGGCCAAATCGGCCTTTGTGACGCAGAACCTGTCCTTCGACGACCGCATCGTCGCCACCGTCGGCATGCGTCACGACTGGCTGGATCTGTCCAGCAACGACGACAGCGACGATTTCTCGGAAACCTCGTGGCGCGGGGCGCTGACCTACAAGGTCACGCCGGAAATCTCGGCCTATGTCAGCTATGTGGAATCGGTCGCGCCGCCCTCGATCGGTGTCGAGCCGAAACGCGGCGAGCAATACGAGATCGGCGTGAAATACCAGCCCGCGGGCACCAATGCGCTGGTCTCGGCCGCGATCTATGACCTGACGCAGCAGAACATCACCGTGGCCGAGGTGCAGGACGATGGCAACATCATCCGCCGGACGATCGGGGAAACCCGTGTGCGCGGCTTCGACATCGAGGGCAAGGCGGAAATCGCCGAGAACCTCAGCCTGCTGGGCTCGTATTCCTATCTGGATTCGGAAGTCGTGAACGATCCGACCTCCAAGGGCAAGCAGTTCGCCGTGGTCCCGAACCACCTGGCCTCGGCCTGGGTGAATTACACGGTGCCGGGCGCCGGTGCGCGCGGCGACATGACCTTCGGGTTGGGCGCGCGCTATGTCGGGTCGTATTACTTCAACCTGGCCAATACCGGCGGCAAGAGTAAGGCGACCACGCTGCTGGACCTGGCCTTCAGCTATGCGGTGCAGCCCGGGACCGACCTGACCCTGCATGTCAGCAACCTGCTCGATGAACAGCATGTTGTCGGCACCGGCACCGCTGACTACTACAACCCCGGCCGCGAGATCAGCGCCACGCTGACCCGCCGCTGGTAA
- a CDS encoding helix-turn-helix domain-containing protein codes for MSYRHSMTCYTQGIQATTPVQWRGLEGLVSVHWQADGQPGASGYYLSPDPRIVFFLNDVSAQIRISNRDGGIGQHCRPMARAIYVPAGMPMWTGFTARHSFAHLDLHVHQDRLLRFLTPSLGRSEALAAMRRPAEIQDVAALDGLACLLVDEIDRPSRHGVYAENLVGSIFSYLLDIAAEEEEAPPGLTAAQMDLLQARLAQSPDRKLSVAEMAESLGLSEGWFAHVFKRTTGTTPLQWQLDERIARARALLLDSELRLSDIAAQLGFSDQAHLTRVFRRSCGLPPAAWRRIQRKQAGLEPMLRK; via the coding sequence ATGAGCTATCGTCATTCCATGACCTGCTACACCCAAGGCATCCAGGCGACGACGCCTGTGCAGTGGCGTGGCCTGGAAGGGCTTGTCAGCGTCCATTGGCAGGCCGATGGCCAGCCCGGCGCCAGCGGCTACTACCTGTCGCCCGATCCCCGGATCGTCTTTTTCCTCAACGATGTCTCGGCACAGATCCGGATCTCGAACCGGGACGGGGGTATCGGGCAGCACTGCCGGCCGATGGCTCGGGCGATCTATGTGCCGGCCGGCATGCCGATGTGGACCGGCTTCACCGCGCGCCACAGCTTCGCGCATCTGGATTTGCATGTGCATCAGGACCGGCTGCTGCGCTTCCTGACCCCTTCGCTGGGCCGGTCCGAGGCTTTGGCCGCCATGCGCCGCCCGGCCGAGATCCAGGACGTGGCCGCGCTGGACGGACTGGCCTGCCTTCTGGTCGATGAAATCGACCGTCCCAGCAGGCACGGCGTCTATGCCGAGAATCTGGTCGGCAGCATTTTCAGCTACCTGCTGGACATCGCCGCCGAGGAAGAGGAAGCGCCTCCGGGCCTGACGGCGGCGCAAATGGATCTGCTGCAGGCGCGGCTGGCACAAAGCCCTGACCGCAAGCTGAGCGTGGCCGAGATGGCCGAGAGTCTGGGACTGTCGGAAGGCTGGTTCGCCCATGTCTTCAAGCGCACCACCGGCACGACGCCGCTGCAATGGCAGTTGGACGAGCGTATCGCTCGGGCGCGGGCGCTTTTGCTGGACTCGGAACTGCGCCTGTCCGACATCGCCGCGCAGTTGGGCTTTTCCGATCAGGCGCACCTGACCCGCGTCTTTCGCCGGAGCTGCGGTCTGCCGCCGGCCGCCTGGCGACGCATCCAGCGTAAGCAGGCGGGCCTTGAGCCGATGTTGCGGAAATAG